The nucleotide window gaatacaaccccgagcgcgacgcggacgactacgaagacgactcggcctcgtggtcgtgctcctcttcggaggaagagcgagagggagagcgagagggagacgcggccgctgcccgagagcgagacagagagagaatacggcgacggctggcgacccatggactccaccgacctgcgcgcctacgtagggctgctgatcctagccggcgtctacaggtcccgaggcgaggccgcggccagcctgtgggacgccaagagcggcaggaccgtgttccgcgccaccatgccgctcaaggtgtttcacaagtactcgaggctgctgcgattcgacgaccgccagtcgagacccgcgagactcgccacagacagactggcggccgtaagagaggtgtgggacctgtgggaggagcggctgcaggccctctacaacccggggcccgaagtgacggtggacgaacaactggtcccgttcagaggtaccgtctatgtatctgtgtatgtacgtgtagcatagagagcacaggcagtctatgtatctgtgtttgtacgtgtagcatagagagcacgggcagtctatatATCTGTGcatgtacgtgtagcatagagagcggtagcagtcaatgtatctgtgattgtacgtgtagcatagagagcggtagcagtctatgtatctgtgtatgtacgtgtagcagagagcacgggcagtagtagcacgggcagtagtagcaatcggcagtagtagcaatgggcagtagcacgggcggcggcggctgcgtgtaacgtaaacgcagtgcgccccgatggtgagccggtaacgatgacgctgctaatctcctctccctctcctctccttcccctctccccgcCGAAAGGacctttccgacagtacattcccagcaagccggccaaatacggcatcaagtcgtgggtggcctgcgacgccaagtccagctacgcttggaagatgcaagtgtacaccggcaaggcggccggcggaggccccgagaagaaccagggcgcgcacgtcgtcctcgatctgaccgagggactgccgggcggtcacaacgtcacgtgtgacaatttcttcacctcctacgaactcgggcagcggctcctcgagaggaacctcaccatggtgggcacggtgagaaagaacaagcccgagctccctcccgcgctgctccagtccaagggcagacaggtctcttcctccaggttcgccttcacgcccaccgccactctagtgtcctacctggcaaagagaaataagaacgtgctacttctgagcacgcggcacgcggagcccgacgttagcgatcgccgagaccggaagccggccctcatcctagactacaactgcaacaagggcggcgtggacaacctagacaaggtggtcgggacctacagctgcagacggatgaccgcccgctggccccttgtcatcttccacaacatcctcgacgtgtcctcctacaacgcctttgtcatatggcgagagatcaaccccgactggatgcctgggaagcggaacaagaggagggtgttcctggagcagctcggaaaggcgctcgtgaagcccttgatccaaagaaggcagcgtatcccccgcaccgaagccgcgtccgcacttgtcaaagtcatacaGGGCGAGCAtgtatccgccgaggctcgtccgcaagcccttgagcaAGCCGCCGGCCCGGCCGCCGCCGCCTCCGCCGCCCCGGCCGCCCCGCTGGgggcgagtaagaggaagaggtgtcagctctgcccacccaagagggacgccaagacacacaccgcgtgctgcaggtgtaagaaatacatctgcaaaggctgttcacacgcatactgtcacacttgtgcccactgggcctttagccaagacgggacagggtgacccgggggggacactgtgtgctaggcataataggaggacaacgggagggttatgaacaaaatcttatttttaatgacggcataggaacagtgggttaacctgttgatgatagggggcgctatttacactttgggggaaaatcgttcccaatttaaacggcctcgtactcaattcttgctcgtacaatatgcatattattattactactggatagaaaacactctctagtttctaaaaccgtttgaattatttctctgagtgaaacagaactcattctgcagcacatttcctgtcagggagtgagatttcagaaatcgaggtccctgttctgaggccagtttataagtccccatgtaagccatcgggctacatgcactgcatacgtcttcctctagatgtcagtaagcggggagaatttgaatggagtggattgcgcaatctggggccctttataagaccgtggaacggaagtaccgtccttttcaacggtgcgcctgacgcatgaagacatcacaatggcgtcctgcaaacgctttcattttagtagttctatatctccggtcatgtttttattcgttataggtgttaaagacatcataaggtagttaatttaaaccgaattatagcagtttatagcagtttattgcgattttctgggatttctttgtcatgcgcattcacgagttggacacttctccagttggtggctaacattagcggctatttcgaccgagcaagaggacatctttcaacccaaagacgattgttctggagaaaggacaccttgcccaagattctgatggaagctcagctaatagtaagcagtctttatgctgttaattcatacttatgttgacaaatgtcagataataattccgccatgaattatggtgcggtctcgctttagcgcacgctgtatgcttgaagtaacgttaattttaaaaatgtaacccagcgattgcattaagaactaatttgtctttcaattgctgtccaacctgtattttttagtcaagttttggaacagttactgattagaataggtgcctcttcaaagatttctcctgccattttctgggcagctttgctacttttctcattgtataaccacgatttgtgccgctaaatatgcacattttcgaacaaactctatatgcattgtgtaatatgatgttaacctgtttggggtgcagcccgacaccggtacacttatgacaacatccagctcaagtgcagggcgcgaaattcaaaagatattttttaaaaatatttaactttcacacattaaggTCCCCAAAAGGTCCCCTCCTTTAAAACACCCAGGGCCACATCAGGGAACGCCAAACCATCTGATTCCCTTGCCAGACATCTCGGCTCACTACACAATCAATGGTGCTCGCAATCGGATGCACTTTTAGGCCATTTAGGAGACAAATAGCACAGGAAAAGCAGTGCGCACAGCTCCAGCCGACAGTCGAACGGTGAGGTTTTGAGCGAGTCGCAACAAAATGCACGGGGCTTCTGCAGCCCACATGACTTTATTCTGAACGGAGACAAGTCTGCTCGCTGGGCCGTTCGCTTTTGGGCCAAAAACACGGCTCCGTCGGTGACTTTGGACCGATATTGGCGACCAGAAAACACAAGTGAAAGAGAATTTGGCCAGCCCGGAGAAGCCGAGCTGGGTGGCTTGAGTCTACATGGTTCTCATGTCGCGTTTAAGGCCAGCCCCCTGCACGGTGTGGAGCTTCAGTAGCGCAGAGCAGCGTCTACAGCAAAGTACTCCTCACAGACTACCGTAGTGttcagtaagtgtgtgtgtttaccggaCCATGGCAGAAGTCGCACCAGCACCCGCCGCCGCCGCGCCGGCCAAGGCACCCAAGAAGAAGGCAGCGGCCAAGGCCAAGAAAGCGGGACCCAGCGTAGGCGAGCTCATCGTCAAGGCGGTGTCCGCATCCAAGGAGAGGAGCGGCGTGTCCCTGGCCGCGCTCAAGAAGAGTCTGGTGGCAGGCGGCTACGACGTGGAGAAGAACAACTCCCGCGTCAAGATCGCCGTCAAGAGCCTCGTCACCAAGGGCACCCTGGTCCAGACCAAGGGCACCGGTGCCTCCGGCTCCTTCAAGCTCAACAAGAAAGCCGTCGAGGCGAAGAAGCCCGCCAAGAAAGCCGCGGCCCCCAAAGCAAAGAAGGTGGCCGCCAAGAAGCCCGCCGCGGCGAAGAAGCCCAAGAAGGTAGCAGCCAAGAAGGCCGTCGCCGCAAAGAAGTCCCCCAAGAAGGCCAAGAAGCCCGCTACACCCAAAAAGGTCGCCAAGAGCCCAAAGAAGGTGAAGAAGCCCGCCGCAGCGGCCAAGAAGGCAGCCAAGAGCCCCAAGAAGGCTACCAAGGCAGCGAAGCCCAAAGCAGCCAAGCCCAAGGCAGCCAAGGCCAAGAAGGCAGCCCCCAAGAAGAAGTAAACCTATTCCAAACGGTGTTCGACTCGACACATGTTGTTACCAcaaaaggctcttttaagagccacccACCTCTTTCCATAAAAGCGCATGTCATTCCATGTTCTACCTGTCGTGCAAAAAAAATGAAATGATGACAAGCACACCAGGCTACTTTTACGCGCCACATTTTCCCACTCTGGGTGTGTGctgcctggagagagagatagggagagacatataataataataataataataataataatggagtGGCAAAATGGCGTACAATTCTCACTCAAGAGTGCAGCCCCAGCAATTGTTGTGAAGTGTTAGAATTGGCATTAATAATTCCAATTGGAGAGGAGGCAGGCTGCTGTGATGTGTTAATCATCATCCGAACCATGTTAATACTATAGCGTATGTGTTTCCCAATTTGGatgatttgatttgtcacatattTGGAGCCTTCTCACTCAGCTGCCtgcgtgtgggtgggtgggtgggtgagggcGGGCTTAGGGCTgacagtctgtctgtccctcactcCAATTGGATAAGGCCACACCGGCCCGGTGGCCAATCGGTGCCTCTTGTGGCGAGGTATAAGTAAGGCTCTCGAGGTGGCCAGCGGCTCATTCAGACTttctgtgacatactgaagctaGCAATATGAGCGGAAGAGGCAAAACCGGAGGCAAGGCCAGGGCGAAGGCAAAGACACGTTCATCCCGTGCCGGACTCCAGTTCCCCGTGGGCCGTGTGCACAGGCTGCTGCGCAAAGGCAACTACGCCGAGCGTGTGGGCGCTGGCGCACCAGTGTACCTGGCCGCAGTGCTCGAGTACCTGACTGCTGAGATCCTGGAGTTGGCCGGCAACGCTGCCCGTGACAACAAGAAGACTCGTATCATCCCCCGTCACCTGCAGCTGGCCGTCCGTAACGACGAGGAGCTGAACAAACTGCTTGGCGGCGTGACCATCGCTCAGGGTGGTGTGCTGCCCGACATCCAGGCAGTGCTGCTCCCCAAGAAGACTGAGAAGGCCGTCAAAGCCAAGTAAAATCTCTACTGCGGCTGCAACTTGACTACTTAACCCCCcaaaaggctcttttaagagccaacCACCTAGCTCATCAAAAGCGCAAAGTGTCCTTTGTATGCCACTTACAGGGCACCGTATCAAGTGGCCGCCCACATGAGGCGTTGAATGAACAATAAACACCCTACTAGGCCTCGTTAGCCATAGCATTGCACTCTGGAGTTGGGCCGGTGGGCCGCTATTAATGCGCGTAAAGTGTCGGCCCTAACAAAAGAGCCAAGCGCGCGTCGGCGAGCGAGGGAGGGCGGGAGGGTGGGGGTTGCATTttggggaggcagggagaggccgAGCCTCCCGTCCAATGGGCGGCGGAGGAGGCCTCCGCAACGGGCCAATCAGGGTGGTGCGTAGATGGTGTCCAATCAGCAGACGCCGCTGCCGGCTTTATAAACTTCACATAGGCATTTGGAGGCTATACTCTGACTGTGAAAGAAGGAAGCTAGCTAGCGCCATGACCAGAACCAAGCAAACCGCTCGCAAATCCACCGGTGGCAAAGCACCCAGGAAGCAGCTCGCCACCAAGGCTGCGCGCAAGAGCGCCCCGGCCACCGGCGGCGTGAAGAAGCCTCACCGTTACAGGCCCGGCACCGTGGCTCTGCGAGAGATCCGTCGTTACCAGAAGTCCACTGAGCTGCTGATCCGCAAACTGCCCTTCCAGCGCCTGGTGAGAGAAATTGCCCAGGACTTCAAGACCGACCTGCGCTTCCAGAGTTCCGCCGTGATGGCCCTGCAGGAGGCTAGCGAGGCTTACCTGGTCGGCCAGTTCGAGGACACCAATCTGTGCGCCATCCACGCCAAGAGGGTGACCATCATGCCCAAGGACATCCAGCTGGCCCATCGTATTCGCGGAGAGCGCGCTTAAACGATGACCTGATCACCAAAATcccccaaaggctcttttaagagccacctCCATATTTCCGTCAAAAAGGCACAATTGTTCCATTTCCCACCATGTATGTTGTCGACTTACAGACCGTGGTTCGATTcccggctgtatcacaaccggccgtgattgcaAATAAGCgttggttcttaactgacgtacctagttaaataaaggtgacgtATT belongs to Salvelinus namaycush isolate Seneca unplaced genomic scaffold, SaNama_1.0 Scaffold1590, whole genome shotgun sequence and includes:
- the LOC120037149 gene encoding histone H1-like: MAEVAPAPAAAAPAKAPKKKAAAKAKKAGPSVGELIVKAVSASKERSGVSLAALKKSLVAGGYDVEKNNSRVKIAVKSLVTKGTLVQTKGTGASGSFKLNKKAVEAKKPAKKAAAPKAKKVAAKKPAAAKKPKKVAAKKAVAAKKSPKKAKKPATPKKVAKSPKKVKKPAAAAKKAAKSPKKATKAAKPKAAKPKAAKAKKAAPKKK
- the LOC120037151 gene encoding histone H3-like, encoding MTRTKQTARKSTGGKAPRKQLATKAARKSAPATGGVKKPHRYRPGTVALREIRRYQKSTELLIRKLPFQRLVREIAQDFKTDLRFQSSAVMALQEASEAYLVGQFEDTNLCAIHAKRVTIMPKDIQLAHRIRGERA
- the LOC120037150 gene encoding histone H2A-like gives rise to the protein MSGRGKTGGKARAKAKTRSSRAGLQFPVGRVHRLLRKGNYAERVGAGAPVYLAAVLEYLTAEILELAGNAARDNKKTRIIPRHLQLAVRNDEELNKLLGGVTIAQGGVLPDIQAVLLPKKTEKAVKAK